In Bacteroides sp., the DNA window CGGGGCCTTCGGCCGGAGTCAGGCTTGTGGAGCCCAGTTCTACATAATCGCCACTGGTGCCATTGTTCCCATCGGCAGCGTTGATTACATAGTAGAAAGTAATATTACCAACATCTGAGGCGGGTGCAGTCCATTCAAACTCCCACTCTTTAAGGTTACTGGCATTTTTGTGTCCTACATACTGACGGCTATTGCTGGTCACCACATAAGACGTGTTATCAGCATTCAGAACAGTAAAATCACCGGCAGGCTGATCGTTGGCATCAAGCGCTGTCATTGAAAACCCGAAGCGGGCGGCATTAAAGTCTGCGGAAAAAGCAATGGTATAAGTTTCGCTTGGGGTGTACGCTGTGACAGGTTCCTCGCCCATTTCAAAGATTATTTGCCCTGAATAGGAACCACCCGAATGACAATCCCCACAACTTCCTTCGCCTGGCGCACCGGTGCGGCCAGTGGGCGCCTGGCTGCTGCTTTTATTGCCACTAACTGACGTCAGCGAGATAAACAGAATGCTGGAAAAAAATAAAAAAGCAATGGTAAGTTTTGTCTTCATATCTGCTATGGTTTTGTGAAAATGCTTTTGAGAAAACCCGGTTACCCGTGTCCAGTTTCCGGGATTTTTAAACAAATATATAAAACAATCGGGGTGAATCTGACCCTAGGGGCTTAAACATATTAAGACTAAATAAGAGAATTAAGGCTGTGTTTCCGGTTTTTCTTACAAACCTGAAATAAGCATTCAACTGCGGAGCAATCGCTAGCTTGGCTGAGCATGTCAGAGATTTTACCCGTCAAAGGAGAGCAATAAGGTTCTGGACTTACCAGCGTATCGGAAAAACAGGCACATAAACAATTGTGATTTTGGATCCTCAAACTTTGCAGAATGTCAATAAAAATCTGACAGTTTTGGAATTCGGAAAAAGCAGTCGTAAAAGAAACCATTTTTAATGCTTGCATTTGACTCGCAGAAATGCACGCCTCCCACCCATTCTCACCCCATTTTTTGTTACCTTTGCAAGGTTTTTTTGCAAATAATCGAAAGAATCCCGGACAATATGGAAATTCCCAAGCAATATTCGCCCAAAGGGGCTGAGGACAAGTGGTATGCATGGTGGCTCGAGCAGGGCTATTTCAAGTCGGTTCCCGATGAGCGTGAGCCCTTCACCATTGTGATCCCCCCGCCCAATGTTACGGGAGTGCTTCATATGGGCCATATGCTCAACAATACCATACAGGACATCCTGGTTCGCCGCGCGCGGATGCAGGGCTTCAACGCCTGCTGGCTGCCCGGCACCGATCACGCCTCCATCGCCACCGAAGCCAAGGTGGTGGCCAAGCTCAGGGAAGAAGGCATAAATAAACAAGACCTTAGCCGAGAAGACTTCCTGAAGCACGCCTGGGAATGGAAGGAAAAGCACGGGGGCATCATCCTCGAACAGCTCAAGAAACTGGGGGCCTCCTGCGACTGGGACCGTACGGCATTTACAATGGATGAAAAGCTTTCTGAATCTGTCATCCGGGTTTTTGTCGATCTGTACAACAAGGGCCTGATCTATCGCGGCGTCCGGATGGTCAACTGGGACCCCAAGGCCCTGACCGCCCTCTCGGATGAGGAGGTGATCTACAAGGAGCTGCAGTCGAAGTTCTATTTCCTGCGCTATCGTATTGAAGGCACCGAGGATGAATACGTGACGATTGCCACCACCCGCCCCGAGACCATCCTGGGCGATACGGGCATCTGCGTCCACCCTGAAGACCCCCGCTACCAGCACCTGAAAGGCAAGCGTGCACTGGTGCCCCTCATCAACCGCTCCATTCCCTTCATCTTTGATGAATACGTGGATCGTGAATTCGGCACTGGCGCCCTCAAGGTGACCCCCGCCCACGACATCAACGACTACAACCTGGGCATCAAGCACAACCTGCCCAGCATTGATATTTTCAATCCCAACGGCACCCTCAACGAAAGCGCCGAGATCTACATTGGCGAAGACCGTTTTGTGGTGAAGGAAAAGATTGCCAGGGAACTGGAAGCCCGGGGCCACCTGGTAAAGGTTGAGAACATCACTAACAACGTAGGCTTTTCAGAGCGTACCGATGAGGTGATCGAACCCAAGCTTTCGCTGCAGTGGTTCCTGAAGATGGAAGAGATGGCCAAGCCGGCACTGGAGGTGGTGATGAACGACACCATCCATTTCCATCCCGCCAAGTTCAAGAACATCTACAGGCACTGGATGGAGAATGTCCGCGACTGGTGCATCAGCCGGCAACTCTGGTGGGGCCACAGGATCCCCGCCTGGTATTTGCCTGATGGCAAGATCGTGGTAGCCCACAATGCGGAAGAAGCCCTCGAAAAGGCCCGCAGGGAGCATGATCTCAACTTACAGGCCGCTGATCTGAGGCAGGATGAAGATGTTCTGGACACCTGGTTCAGCTCCTGGCTCTGGCCCATTTCGGTTTTCGATGGCATCAACCACCCTGACAATCCCGATATCAAATACTACTACCCCACCAACGACCTGGTCACCGCTCCCGAGATCCTCTTTTTCTGGGTGGCACGGATGATCATGGCAGGTCTGGAATACCGCCAGGATATTCCCTTTAAGAATGTTTACCTGACGGGAATCGTACGCGACAAGCTTGGGCGCAAGATGTCGAAATCACTGGGTAACTCGCCTGACCCCATCGAGCTGATGGAACACTACGGCGCCGATGGCGTCCGCGTTGGGATGCTGTTCTCCTCCCCCGCCGGCAATGACCTGCTTTTCGATGAGGCCTTGTGCGAACAGGGACGCAACTTCTCAAACAAGATCTGGAATGCCTTCCGCCTGACCCAAAGCTGGGAGATTGACCCCAATATCCCCCAGCCCGAAACAGCCAGGGTGGCCATCAAATGGTTCCACGCCAACGTGAACAAACATATCAAAACTATCAACGACCACCTGAACAAGTTCCGCATTGCAGATGCCCTGCTGAGCATCTACAAACTGATCTGGGACGATTTCTGCTCGTGGTACCTTGAGATGGTCAAGCCTGCTTACCAGAAACCCATTGACGCGAAGACCTACGAAGCGACCATTGTATTCTTCGATGAGCTGCTGCGCCTGCTGCATCCCTATATGCCCTTCATCAGCGAAGAGATTTACCAGCGCCTGCGCAAGGACAGCGATCCCAAAAGCATCGTGATTGCAGCTTTCCCTAAAGGCGGGCACTTTAAGAAAGAGATCCTTGCCGGTTTTGACTTTGCCGAAGAGGTCATTATGGCCATCCGCAACTTCCGCCAGGAGAAAAACATCCCCAACAAGGAAGCCCTGGAGCTTTACATCAAAAAGAACCACGACGAACAGCCCGACACCACTTTCGACAGTACCGTGATGAAGCTTTGTAACTTAAGCAAACTGGCCTATACGGAAGAGAAGCCCGAGGATGTATTCACCCTGATCCTGAAAAGTACCGAGTTTTATATCCCGCTTTCGCAAAACGTGGACATCGAAGCAGAGATTGAAAAACTGGAAGCCGACCTGAAATACCAGCAGGGCTTCCTTGCCACGGTAGAGAAAAAACTCTCAAACGAACGCTTTGTAAGCGGCGCCCCCGAACAGGTGGTGGCCGTTGAACGACAGAAAAAGGCCGATGCCCTGGCACGCATCAGTGTGATTGAAGCCCAGCTGAAAAACCTGAAAAAAAATTAATCAGCTGGCCTTTCTTTCAGTAATGAAGGAATGGTTTTTGTGGTAATAAACGCATAATTTTTTAATAAAAAAGAAGAACATGAAGAAAACCACCCTTTTCATACTGCTGGCCCTGGTCATCGGCGCCACCTCATGCAAGTCGAAGCGGATGCTGCCTGTCACCGAACGTGCTGAACCTGATATCCCCGTAAGGGAAGAGCGCTTCACCTTTACCCGGGAAGCCGACCGCGTCAGCCAGCAGAACAACACCTTTTTTGTGATCATGGGCAGTTTCCAAAGCAGGGAAAACGCCGATCGTTTCTCTGAAACCCTTCGTGAACTTGGATTCAGCCCTTCCATCCTGCTTTCAGAAACCGGCTTTCACCGCGCATCGGTAAATTCTTTCCTCAGTGAAGACAATGCCCGTTCAAGGGTGCTGCAAATCCGCGAAGAATTCCCCGATTATGCAGACACCTGGCTGCTGATTAAAAAAGACGATTAAGACTGCCTGGTAATTACATCTAATAAAATTCTCAGAGGCTGCCTTATATTTTCAGGGCAGCCTTATTTTTTTCCCTTCCCAGAAAAATCAGGGGAACACAAGGAAAAAAATGCTCTGTGCTTTTCCCAGCCAGGTATTTTTTTCTCAACGTAAGGAAGCTGATGTCTCTCAGGGCTGATCTCGTTTCATACATTCCTCGTACCTGGCTCATATTTAAACCGTAGTTAATACGGAGTTTAACCGTTTTAAATTGGTTAAACACCGGTTAAACTCCGGTTAAACTTCGAACCAGGTATGGCCCTGTAAGCGCCCGGATTTCATTTTGATTTTCGGGAGAGGATCACTGAAGGGAACGAAAAGATGAATCGAAAATGGCTCGGGAAAGGCTACAGAAAACTGCTGGAATGGTTGTCTGACAAATGTTTGGGCAATGAACAGCCTGTAATAAAACAAGCGGCCGGAAAACTTATTCCAGCCGCTTGATAAATTGTTTCCATTCATTCATGAAAACGATCAGCCTAAATTTATCAGCCTGATGGTCCTGATTCCATTCGGGTGGGAAACCCGGATGAGGAAAACACCCTGCTGCATGCGCGAATTCAGGGCGGGCAGTTCAATATGGCTGGTGCCTGCTTCAAGCATTCCCTCATACAGGACATCAATCCGGGCGCCGGAAAGGTCGAAAAGCTCAACACTCACCCTGCCGGCGGCAATTAGGTTTATCTCGAGCAGGGTATGTTCCCTGACAGGATTGGGATACAGGCGCGCACTGAAGCCTTCTGCCTGGAGGTCACCGGTGGAGACGTTGGAATAGCCCGAGCCGATGAGCGGGATCAGCACATCATCATTGTTGAGGGCATTGGAGACAAAGCCCAATGTGGCCTCGGAAGTGCCAACTGCCGAAGGTGTAAAGACAATATCAAGGGCAAAGTCCGCCCCTGCTTCAAGGGTCAGCGGGAAGGTTTCTGAGGTGGAGAAAACATTGTCAGTAAAGCTGAGGCCCGTGATCTCGAGGGCTGCATTGCCATTATTTTTCATATTCAGGCTCAGGGTAGCCGACTCCCCGAGCAGCACCTGCCCGAAGTTCAAACTGCTTGTGATGGGGAGCAGGACGGCTGCTTCAAGGATAGCATTCCCTGCAAGGGAGATGCTTACTTCCGTCAGGTTGGGGTCATTGGTGCTGAAATTAGCCTGGCCAGTAAAATCCCCTTCCTCCTCTGAGATGAAATAAAGGGGCACCACCTGGGACGCCCCGGGCGCAATCTCGTAGGCACTGCGTGTGGGGATGTCAAGGAAAAACACAGGATCACCTGTAAACCCTTCAAAATTTACTGTCAGCAATTGGTTGCCTGTATTCGAAATGGTCAGTTCCTGTTCATCTTCGGCTCCCAGTGGCGTGGGGCCAAAAGTCAGGGAAAGGGGATCAAAAACGGCAACAGGCCCATCGAGCGGGGCAAAGACCAGCTCAGCACGGATGTTCTCAATCATCTCAAGCTGGATGGTTTCCAGGGTAATGCTTTCTCCATCAATGATCCATTCAACAAAATTTGCGTTTGAGGCAGGTAGGGCCTGAATGGTGATCTCTTGCCCGAAGGCGAATACATATGGGTTGGTTCCACTGAGCGGGGTGCCGCTAAGGTCGAAATCGCCTTCCCCCGTTATGTCAACAAAAAGCCTGCGGCTGTATGGTTCGCAACTGATGGCTGCAGCCCAACCGGGTTCAGTCTGACTAAAGTCGGAATGGAACTGAAAGGTGAGCGCCCCGGTGGCATGCGAACTGGTTACAACGCCCGGTGAGTTGGTGCCACAATAGGTGCCAATCAGCGGGGCATCAGTATTGGGGCCATCAAAGATCTTCAGCCAGTCGTAGTTGCAGCTGCTGTGTGATTCCAGGGCGAATTGCGAGAAGGTGAACTTAAGCCTGTCACCTTGGGTAGCCGGCACAAAAGCCATCGTATAATCCTGGTTGTTGCTGTACTGCCCTGTGGGACCGCCCGGATCGTAAAAGTTACCTCCGCAGGTAGCCACGGTGGCATTGCTCATATTGTGGTTCTGGCCCTGGGAAACGGGCAGGACATTGATGAAGCCCTGCTTGTTGCGGGTATCGGTATCTTCGCCGTCGCTCACCGTAAGGCTTACCGTGTATGAGCCGGCCTCAGCAAAAATAATATTCTTCGGGTTTTGCTGATCAGATTGTGCCGGTTCGCCCCCCTCAAAGGTCCATTCCCAGGAGATCAGGTCACCCAGGGAGTTATCCGCAAAGTCAACATAGCCTCCCTGGGGGATGGCCATGGGTTCGGCGGTAAAGTCGGCATAGATGGAGCCGCCCAGTTCAATGTCGAGCACTACGGTTTGGTAGTTCTGAACCTGGACACTGCTGATTTCCAAAGGAGGATAGCCGTCAGCAGTCACTTTCAGGTCATAGGTGCCTGCCAGGATGGGCCTGTGGAAGTTGCCGGTGGGCAGGGAGGTAAATACTTCTGAGTTGTTTTTATCGTGGTTCAACACTTCAATTTGGGCTTCAAGGGGTTCACCGGTTTCAGCATCTTTTACGGTGCCCCTGATGCCATAAAGCGCCTGGCGCATATAGTTCAGGTATGAACGGTGTAAATAGTCCCAGTGGGCAGGGAGCTGGGCTGCAGGCAGGAGTTTGGTGTCACTGATTTCCAGGGTTACCTCACGGCCATGGGCATAATAGGTTAAATAGTCCTGCCGGGTTCCATAGGCCACGTACCAGTCGCCACCATGGGTTACACCATTGTCCTCGGCAGTCATATACCCTGAGGGACTAAAATATTGTGCAGTATCAGCAAATTCGCGGGATACCATAAACCACCATTCATGGTCGGCATGGCGATTGGCTGGATTGCCGCTGGTCCAGGTGTCAAAGGGAAAGTTTACCAGTTCAATGCCCCCGTGGTTGTTGGCAGACATGACAAAGCCCATCGTATCGACAAAGGCCGTCATCGCCTGGGTTTCGGGCTGAATAGGACCAGTGCTGGATATGGGGTTGGGATAATTCCGGTTCAGGTCATATCCATTGGCATTGTAGCGGGTGGCCCCGCTTACTGAGCTGTTGTTGTTGGTATAGGTCCCATCGGGATTTTCATTGGGGCATATCCAGATCTCCATATTGTTGAGGAGATAAGCTATATCGTCGTTGGAAGCGTAATTATTAAGCAAATAATGGATCAGCCTTAGCATCATAATGAAACCGGTGGTTTCGTCGCCGTGAATGGTGGAGGTATACATAAACCGCGGTTCATTCTCGCGCTGGCTCACATTGGCTGAGATTTTGGCAAATAACAGGCTTCTCCCGTCCACCGTGGTCCCAATGTTGTGGATCTCGCATAGCTCGGGGAAGTCAGCCTGGAATGAATTCATAAGGCTCAAGTAGGCCTCATAGGTAGGAGAGAAATCCCAGGTGTCGACCAGGTCTTTGGCCTGGATCTCCTCCCAGGTTCTCATATTCAGGTCCACCTTTGCATCGCCGGGATGCGGCAAAACCTGGTAATCAAGGTTCAAGGCCAGGAACTGTTCAAACTCAATGGCATTGGCATAAGCATAAACGGTATTGTCGCGAAGGTTGTCGACACTAACCAGGTTAAAGACCTCGGCGAACACTTTCCCTTCAGGGATGGTGAAGGAGAAATAGACTTCCCCTTTTTGCAAAAGAAAATCCTGGGCTGTTTTTTCTTCAGGGAGCTGGGCCATCAGGCCAAAACCAAGAAAAAACAGCACGGTAACCAATGAAAACTTTTTCAAAACTTAGAATTAAAGAATGAGAATTAGGTTAACTGGTAAGAAAAGTATAAATCCTTAAAATTTTTCCAAAAGCTGGGCCATATGGTTTTGAAGCGCTTTGCTAACTTTCACCAGAGGCAGCCTGACCACATTTTTGCAATAGCCCTGTACTTCGAGAAGCGCCTTAACCCCTGAAGGACTTCCCTCGGCATAAATACTATCGATAATATCCATAAGCTTAAAGCTGATCTCGCGGGCCTTTTCAAATTCATTGTTCAGGCAAAGATTAACCATGGCGGAGAACTCGGCAGGCAAGGCATTGGCTATGACCGAAATGACCCCATCGCCACCCAGTGACATAAAAGGTAAAGCCGCCACATCATCTCCTGAAATGACCAAAAAGTCTTTTGGTTTGTCCTTTATGATCCTGGCACATTGCACCAGGTCGCGCGAAGCTTCCTTCACGGCAATAATGTTTGGTACCTCATGTGCCAGGCGAAGGGTCGTATCAGCAGTAATGTTGGAGCCGGTGCGGGAAGGAACATTGTAAACGATAACAGGAACGTGGCTTACGCTTGCAATGGTTTTATAATGCAGAAAAATACCCTTTTGCTGGGGTTTGTTATAATAGGGGCTCACGGAAAGAATGGCGTCGATCCCATCAAAATCCGTTTTCTTTATGGTATTAACAATTTCCTGGGTATTATTGCCGCCCATGCCAATCACCACTGGGACCCTTCCATTAACGATCTCCACAGCCATATTGATGACAGCATTGCGCTCATCATGGTTCAGGGTCACCGATTCGCCTGTCGTCCCCATAAATACCAAATAATTGATGCCGTTTTTGATCTGGTATTCAATCAGCCCTTCGAAAGCTTTAAAATCAATGGTCCCTTCCTTGTGAAAAGGGGTAACAATGGCGGTTCCGGTTCCGCGGAGTTTATTGTCCATTTTGGGCTGGTTTAATAATTTTCAAATAATGCAACATGTGTTCAATTAATTCCTTAATACTTGCTAAAGGTTTTTCGCTGATCATCAGGTCGTACACTTCCAGGTATTCCTCATGATAAGGTCCGGCTTTGTAGGTCGCATCAGAAAGCCCCATGATGAATTTCATCAGGAATAAATCTTCAGGGCTCAAGTCAATCAGCAAATCAAATTTTGAGTGGATGAAGTTTTGCAACTGGGGGCTTTTGAGTTTTAACCTCCAGGAGAAGTCACTTGAATGACAAAAGGAAAGGTTAAGCTGGGCCATGGTATATTCGGGCATTTTATTCTCCCTCACAAAGCCCAGGGCATGTACTGTTTTCCCTTGCTGCTCAAGGTCTTTTACCAGCCTGACCACTTCCCTGTAATGTTTTTCCTGGCTGCAATCGTAAAGAATACCGATCTTTCGGGTAGCATCAAAGCCAACCACTTTCTTCTTCCGGGATACCTTCTTTAATTCCCGGCCAAAAAAATAGCTTCGGATGCTTTTTTGTATTTTCTTAAATATTCCCATACCCAAAGGAGAGAAAGGTGTTAAGTGCAACAGGGAACAGCCTTGTGGCAAAAATAGTCATCAAAAGTATGAAGTATTTGCTTCAAAAAAAACATGAAGTCTCAAAAAGCCAGGAGACTTATTGTTCAGCGCGTTACTTTTTCCAGACGTTTACGATCTCACCAATATAAAAGCGGTGATAGTCCTTTTTTGGGTAAATCTTTTCCAGTTCAAAGGCCTGGAAAAGCTCCGGCTTGATGTCGTCGTAGTATAACTTCCGGCATTCAAGCACCAGTTTCGCTTCCTCAAAGCTAACATTCCCCAGGGGCGTTGTTATGGGCGTGAGCCCTTCGATGGCCATTTTGTTCATATCGCGGCCAGAAACTGTCCCGCAAAGGTTCAATAGCTCACGATGTTCTTCCTCAAAAAAGCTCAGGGTATAAAAAGCGTTGTTTTCAGCATATTCAAAGGTGTAACGGTTGGGCCTGATAAAGGCCACTGCCACGGATTTCCGCCACAAAACCCCGGCGAATCCCCAGCTTGCGGTCATCATATTATAGTTTTCAGGCTTCCCGGCACAGACCAGCATCCAGTCGGAACCAATCAATTTGAACAGATTGTCCTCAATGGCTTCAGGTTTAATTTTCTTGAAAAGTTTCTCCATAGCTTGTATTATTTCGGCGCGCAATTTACGAAAAAAGCCCGAGCAGGCAATCTTTCTGCAGACAAAAAGCAAGCCCCAAGGGTATTGAAAAACCTTATCTTTGTTTTACAAAATATCCATAAGCAATGGAAATAACGGTATTGGGCACAGGCACTTCACAAGGCGTACCCGTGGTGGCCTGCAATTGCCCCGTTTGTAAAAGCATGGACACTAAGGATAAACGCCTGAGGACTTCTGTGCTTCTAAAGAAAGGAGAAAGCTGTTTTGTAATAGATGCAGGACCAGATTTCCGCCAGCAAATGTTACGTGAAAATGTGGAAAAGCTGGATGGGGTCGTCATTACCCACAGCCACAAAGACCATATCGGTGGGCTGGATGATGTAAGGGCATTCAACTGGGTTCAGAAAAAACCCATGGATGTTTATGCCAGTCACCAGGTATTGCGGGTCGTGGAAAAGGAATTTTCGTATGCCTTTGAGGAAGACAAATATCCGGGGGTTCCGCAAATCAACCTCCACCCCATCGACAGCCAGCCCTTCTTTATTCATGACCTAAAAGTCATTCCCATAAAGGCCTTGCACTTTAAAATGCCCGTCCTTGGTTTCAGGATAGGGGATTTTTCCTATCTGACTGATGCCAATGCTATTGCACCCGAAGAGCTGGATAAGATGAGGGGTTCCAGATTTGTTATTATCAATGCTTTAAGAAAAGAAAAGCACATCTCGCACTTTAACCTGGAAGAGGCCATTGCCATCCTTCAGGAGTTGGCTCCCCAAAGAGGCTACCTCACCCACATCAGCCATCAAATGGGCTTACACAAAGACATTGAAAAAGAATTGCCAGCGCATATCCACCTGGCTTATGATGGGCTGAAGATCAGGGTTTGACCCCTTGGGGATCAAACCTGACCTCATTCCTCTTATCTGGCCCTCATGATCTTCTTTTTGCGAAATGAAGGTTTCTCCATTTCACTGTCCTGGGCTTGCCCATCAGGGCGGGCAATTGTAACATCCACCCGGCGATTGCGGAAGGTGGAGTTCTTGATTGATTTCATCAGGCTTTTCACCTGCTGGCTTTCCACTTCAAAGAATGAAAATTCGCGCATCAGGTCAATACGGCCCAGGTTGATCCTTTCGCCACGGGTGCTATCGTTTACCAGGCCTATCAATTCTTTAGGATACAATCCATCGAGTTTGCCGAGGTTGATAAACAGGCGGGTGTAGCCTTCATTGTCTTCCAGCAGGGCACGGTTACGATATTTTTCGCGCCCATTGCTGCGGGTCGTGTCCTTTTCCGGAGCAGTCAGGTCTTGTGAAGAGCTGTATTCGCTGAGCATTTTTTCGAATTCAAGGCCAGCGACCCTGCGGATCAGTTCGTCCTTATCCAGTTGCTCAAGGGCATCATATACTCCCGGAACCATTTTTCGCAACTGATGGTGAGGAGCCGAAACAGTTTCCAGCTTTTTCACCCAGTGCATCATCTGGTTTGAGCAGATCTCACTTCCTGTCGGAACGGATTCCATGCTGAAGTTCACCTTCATCTTACGCTGGATTTGTGCCAGCTGAGTCCTTTCGCGCGGGGAGACCAGGGCGATGGAGATGCCTTTCTTGTGCGCCCGGCCGGTGCGGCCGCTGCGGTGTGTATAGGCTTCTATGTCATCCGGAAGGTCAAAATTAACGATATGGGTTAAGTCGTCCACATCCAGTCCACGGGCGGCCACATCTGTGGCTACCAGCAACTGAATGCTGCGCTGGCGGAAT includes these proteins:
- a CDS encoding valine--tRNA ligase; translated protein: MEIPKQYSPKGAEDKWYAWWLEQGYFKSVPDEREPFTIVIPPPNVTGVLHMGHMLNNTIQDILVRRARMQGFNACWLPGTDHASIATEAKVVAKLREEGINKQDLSREDFLKHAWEWKEKHGGIILEQLKKLGASCDWDRTAFTMDEKLSESVIRVFVDLYNKGLIYRGVRMVNWDPKALTALSDEEVIYKELQSKFYFLRYRIEGTEDEYVTIATTRPETILGDTGICVHPEDPRYQHLKGKRALVPLINRSIPFIFDEYVDREFGTGALKVTPAHDINDYNLGIKHNLPSIDIFNPNGTLNESAEIYIGEDRFVVKEKIARELEARGHLVKVENITNNVGFSERTDEVIEPKLSLQWFLKMEEMAKPALEVVMNDTIHFHPAKFKNIYRHWMENVRDWCISRQLWWGHRIPAWYLPDGKIVVAHNAEEALEKARREHDLNLQAADLRQDEDVLDTWFSSWLWPISVFDGINHPDNPDIKYYYPTNDLVTAPEILFFWVARMIMAGLEYRQDIPFKNVYLTGIVRDKLGRKMSKSLGNSPDPIELMEHYGADGVRVGMLFSSPAGNDLLFDEALCEQGRNFSNKIWNAFRLTQSWEIDPNIPQPETARVAIKWFHANVNKHIKTINDHLNKFRIADALLSIYKLIWDDFCSWYLEMVKPAYQKPIDAKTYEATIVFFDELLRLLHPYMPFISEEIYQRLRKDSDPKSIVIAAFPKGGHFKKEILAGFDFAEEVIMAIRNFRQEKNIPNKEALELYIKKNHDEQPDTTFDSTVMKLCNLSKLAYTEEKPEDVFTLILKSTEFYIPLSQNVDIEAEIEKLEADLKYQQGFLATVEKKLSNERFVSGAPEQVVAVERQKKADALARISVIEAQLKNLKKN
- a CDS encoding SPOR domain-containing protein is translated as MKKTTLFILLALVIGATSCKSKRMLPVTERAEPDIPVREERFTFTREADRVSQQNNTFFVIMGSFQSRENADRFSETLRELGFSPSILLSETGFHRASVNSFLSEDNARSRVLQIREEFPDYADTWLLIKKDD
- a CDS encoding M14 family zinc carboxypeptidase, translating into MKKFSLVTVLFFLGFGLMAQLPEEKTAQDFLLQKGEVYFSFTIPEGKVFAEVFNLVSVDNLRDNTVYAYANAIEFEQFLALNLDYQVLPHPGDAKVDLNMRTWEEIQAKDLVDTWDFSPTYEAYLSLMNSFQADFPELCEIHNIGTTVDGRSLLFAKISANVSQRENEPRFMYTSTIHGDETTGFIMMLRLIHYLLNNYASNDDIAYLLNNMEIWICPNENPDGTYTNNNSSVSGATRYNANGYDLNRNYPNPISSTGPIQPETQAMTAFVDTMGFVMSANNHGGIELVNFPFDTWTSGNPANRHADHEWWFMVSREFADTAQYFSPSGYMTAEDNGVTHGGDWYVAYGTRQDYLTYYAHGREVTLEISDTKLLPAAQLPAHWDYLHRSYLNYMRQALYGIRGTVKDAETGEPLEAQIEVLNHDKNNSEVFTSLPTGNFHRPILAGTYDLKVTADGYPPLEISSVQVQNYQTVVLDIELGGSIYADFTAEPMAIPQGGYVDFADNSLGDLISWEWTFEGGEPAQSDQQNPKNIIFAEAGSYTVSLTVSDGEDTDTRNKQGFINVLPVSQGQNHNMSNATVATCGGNFYDPGGPTGQYSNNQDYTMAFVPATQGDRLKFTFSQFALESHSSCNYDWLKIFDGPNTDAPLIGTYCGTNSPGVVTSSHATGALTFQFHSDFSQTEPGWAAAISCEPYSRRLFVDITGEGDFDLSGTPLSGTNPYVFAFGQEITIQALPASNANFVEWIIDGESITLETIQLEMIENIRAELVFAPLDGPVAVFDPLSLTFGPTPLGAEDEQELTISNTGNQLLTVNFEGFTGDPVFFLDIPTRSAYEIAPGASQVVPLYFISEEEGDFTGQANFSTNDPNLTEVSISLAGNAILEAAVLLPITSSLNFGQVLLGESATLSLNMKNNGNAALEITGLSFTDNVFSTSETFPLTLEAGADFALDIVFTPSAVGTSEATLGFVSNALNNDDVLIPLIGSGYSNVSTGDLQAEGFSARLYPNPVREHTLLEINLIAAGRVSVELFDLSGARIDVLYEGMLEAGTSHIELPALNSRMQQGVFLIRVSHPNGIRTIRLINLG
- the dapA gene encoding 4-hydroxy-tetrahydrodipicolinate synthase, translating into MDNKLRGTGTAIVTPFHKEGTIDFKAFEGLIEYQIKNGINYLVFMGTTGESVTLNHDERNAVINMAVEIVNGRVPVVIGMGGNNTQEIVNTIKKTDFDGIDAILSVSPYYNKPQQKGIFLHYKTIASVSHVPVIVYNVPSRTGSNITADTTLRLAHEVPNIIAVKEASRDLVQCARIIKDKPKDFLVISGDDVAALPFMSLGGDGVISVIANALPAEFSAMVNLCLNNEFEKAREISFKLMDIIDSIYAEGSPSGVKALLEVQGYCKNVVRLPLVKVSKALQNHMAQLLEKF
- a CDS encoding flavin reductase, translated to MEKLFKKIKPEAIEDNLFKLIGSDWMLVCAGKPENYNMMTASWGFAGVLWRKSVAVAFIRPNRYTFEYAENNAFYTLSFFEEEHRELLNLCGTVSGRDMNKMAIEGLTPITTPLGNVSFEEAKLVLECRKLYYDDIKPELFQAFELEKIYPKKDYHRFYIGEIVNVWKK
- a CDS encoding MBL fold metallo-hydrolase, with the protein product MEITVLGTGTSQGVPVVACNCPVCKSMDTKDKRLRTSVLLKKGESCFVIDAGPDFRQQMLRENVEKLDGVVITHSHKDHIGGLDDVRAFNWVQKKPMDVYASHQVLRVVEKEFSYAFEEDKYPGVPQINLHPIDSQPFFIHDLKVIPIKALHFKMPVLGFRIGDFSYLTDANAIAPEELDKMRGSRFVIINALRKEKHISHFNLEEAIAILQELAPQRGYLTHISHQMGLHKDIEKELPAHIHLAYDGLKIRV